One genomic window of Azospirillum sp. TSH58 includes the following:
- a CDS encoding DNA-directed RNA polymerase subunit alpha: MALQKNWQELIKPNKLDIQPGDDADRVATVVAEPLERGFGLTLGNALRRVLLSSLQGAAVTAIHIDGVLHEFSSIPGVREDVTDIVLNIKSMGLRMGGDGPKRMRLRAEGPGEVKAGMIETGADIQVMDPDLVICTLDSGARLNMELTVETGKGYVPASQNRPEDAPIGLIPVDALFSPVRKISYKVDNARVGQVTDYDRLSMVVETNGAVKPDDAVALAARILQDQLQLFINFEEPTHAVAEEKHEEVPFNKNLLRKVDELELSVRSANCLKNDNIVYIGDLVQKTEAEMLRTPNFGRKSLNEIKEVLAQMGLHLGMEIPNWPPENIEELAKRLEEPY; the protein is encoded by the coding sequence GTGGCTCTTCAGAAGAACTGGCAGGAACTGATCAAGCCGAACAAGCTGGACATCCAGCCCGGTGACGACGCCGACCGCGTGGCGACCGTCGTGGCCGAGCCGCTGGAGCGTGGCTTCGGTCTGACGCTCGGCAACGCGCTGCGCCGCGTGCTGCTCTCCTCGCTGCAGGGTGCGGCCGTGACGGCGATCCACATCGACGGCGTGCTGCACGAGTTCTCCTCGATCCCCGGCGTGCGCGAGGATGTGACCGACATCGTCCTCAACATCAAGTCGATGGGTCTGCGCATGGGCGGTGACGGCCCGAAGCGCATGCGCCTGCGCGCCGAAGGCCCCGGCGAGGTGAAGGCCGGCATGATCGAGACCGGCGCGGACATCCAGGTGATGGACCCGGACCTCGTGATCTGCACGCTGGATTCCGGCGCCCGTCTGAACATGGAACTGACGGTCGAGACCGGCAAGGGCTACGTCCCGGCCAGCCAGAACCGTCCGGAGGACGCCCCGATCGGCCTGATCCCGGTCGACGCGCTGTTCTCGCCGGTCCGCAAGATCTCCTACAAGGTCGACAACGCCCGCGTCGGGCAGGTCACCGACTATGACCGCCTGTCGATGGTCGTCGAGACCAACGGCGCCGTGAAGCCGGACGACGCGGTGGCGCTCGCCGCCCGCATCCTCCAGGACCAACTGCAGCTGTTCATCAACTTCGAGGAGCCGACCCACGCGGTCGCCGAGGAGAAGCACGAGGAGGTTCCGTTCAACAAGAACCTGCTCCGCAAGGTGGACGAGCTGGAACTGTCGGTCCGTTCGGCCAACTGCCTCAAGAACGACAACATCGTCTACATCGGCGATCTGGTGCAGAAGACGGAGGCGGAGATGCTCCGCACCCCGAACTTCGGCCGCAAGTCGCTGAACGAGATCAAGGAAGTGCTGGCCCAGATGGGTCTGCACCTCGGTATGGAAATCCCGAACTGGCCGCCCGAGAACATCGAAGAGCTGGCCAAGCGTCTGGAAGAGCCGTACTAA
- the rpsK gene encoding 30S ribosomal protein S11 — MAKPSAASQRLRRRERKNITAGVAHVNASFNNTMITITDAQGNTIAWSSSGTMGFKGSRKSTPYAAQVAAEDAGRKAQEHGMKTLEVEVKGPGSGRESALRALQSIGFQITSIRDVTPIPHNGVRPPKKRRV, encoded by the coding sequence ATGGCCAAGCCCTCAGCCGCTTCGCAGCGTCTTCGTCGTCGCGAGCGTAAGAACATCACCGCCGGCGTCGCTCACGTGAACGCCTCCTTCAACAACACGATGATCACCATCACCGACGCGCAGGGCAACACCATCGCCTGGTCGTCGTCGGGCACGATGGGCTTCAAGGGTTCGCGCAAGTCGACCCCCTACGCCGCCCAGGTCGCCGCCGAGGACGCGGGCCGCAAGGCCCAGGAACACGGCATGAAGACCCTCGAGGTCGAGGTGAAGGGCCCGGGTTCGGGGCGTGAGTCGGCGCTGCGCGCTCTGCAGTCGATCGGCTTCCAGATCACCTCGATCCGCGACGTCACGCCGATTCCGCACAACGGCGTCCGTCCGCCGAAGAAGCGTCGCGTCTAA
- the rpsM gene encoding 30S ribosomal protein S13: MARIAGVNIPAQKRVEIALTYIHGIGPFKAKEICTKLEIPAERRVNQLTDDEILKIRETIDADYRVEGDLRRSVAMNIKRLMDMACYRGLRHRKGLPVRGQRTHTNARTRKGPAKPIAGKKK, from the coding sequence GTGGCGCGTATCGCTGGCGTCAACATCCCCGCGCAGAAGCGCGTGGAGATCGCGTTGACCTACATTCATGGCATCGGCCCCTTCAAGGCCAAGGAAATCTGCACGAAGCTGGAGATCCCGGCGGAGCGCCGTGTGAACCAGCTCACGGACGACGAGATCCTCAAGATCCGCGAGACCATCGACGCCGACTACCGCGTCGAGGGCGACCTGCGCCGTTCGGTCGCCATGAACATCAAGCGTCTGATGGACATGGCCTGCTACCGTGGCCTGCGTCACCGCAAGGGCCTGCCGGTCCGCGGCCAGCGCACCCACACGAACGCCCGCACCCGCAAGGGTCCGGCCAAGCCGATCGCCGGCAAGAAGAAGTAA
- the rplQ gene encoding 50S ribosomal protein L17, giving the protein MRHGVSGRKFSKTTSHRKAMFSNMANALIKHEQIKTTLPKAKDLRPIVERLITLGKKGGLANRRLAFAQLRDDAMVTKLFTVLADRYKDRQGGYSRVLKAGFRYGDAAAMGVIELVDRDVAAKGQDSGPVEIKDEVEAEG; this is encoded by the coding sequence ATGCGTCACGGCGTTTCCGGACGTAAGTTCAGCAAGACCACCAGCCACCGCAAGGCCATGTTCTCGAACATGGCGAACGCCCTGATCAAGCACGAGCAGATCAAGACGACCCTGCCGAAGGCCAAGGATCTGCGCCCGATCGTCGAGCGCCTGATCACGCTCGGCAAGAAGGGTGGCCTCGCCAACCGCCGTCTCGCCTTCGCGCAGCTGCGCGACGACGCGATGGTGACCAAGCTGTTCACCGTTCTGGCCGACCGCTACAAGGACCGCCAGGGTGGCTACAGCCGCGTCCTGAAGGCCGGCTTCCGCTACGGCGACGCCGCCGCCATGGGCGTGATCGAGCTGGTCGACCGCGACGTCGCCGCCAAGGGCCAGGATTCGGGCCCGGTGGAGATCAAGGACGAGGTCGAGGCCGAGGGCTGA
- the pyk gene encoding pyruvate kinase, giving the protein MTRKVIPFRRFRLTKIVATLGPATATPEKIRALFEAGVDVFRLNFSHGTHEDHGQRLATLRALEAELDHPIAVMADLQGPKLRLGTFADGPVTVGPGHRIRLDLSTEPGDATRVGLPHPEIFAALEPEAELLVDDGKVRLRVVGCSPDHADCVVLSGSRLSDRKGVNVPGVVLPLSPLTPKDHEDLAFALDQGVDWVALSFVQRPEDVAEARKLVAGRAALLSKMEKPQAIQHLERIVELSDGVMVARGDLGVEMPAEDVPSIQKRIIRESRKAGKPVIVATQMLESMIGAPAPTRAEASDVATAVYDGADAVMLSAETAAGTYPIEAVSMMDRIARRVEQDPLYRTITDAQHPDPQQTSTDAVTAAARQVAHTIQAAAIVTYTTSGSTTLRAARERPEVPIMCLTSSLETARRLQLAYGVHSVHSADVADFNEMVQKAARCAFEDGLAVEGQRLVITAGVPFGTPGNTNTLRIAWVDAQ; this is encoded by the coding sequence ATGACCCGCAAAGTCATCCCCTTCCGGCGCTTCCGCCTGACCAAGATCGTCGCCACGCTGGGGCCGGCCACCGCCACGCCGGAGAAGATCCGCGCGCTGTTCGAGGCGGGCGTGGACGTCTTCCGCCTGAACTTCAGCCACGGCACGCACGAGGACCATGGGCAGCGCCTCGCCACGCTGCGCGCGCTGGAGGCGGAACTCGACCACCCCATCGCGGTGATGGCCGACCTGCAGGGGCCGAAGCTGCGGCTCGGCACCTTCGCCGATGGTCCGGTCACCGTCGGGCCGGGGCACCGCATCCGGCTCGACCTCTCCACCGAGCCGGGCGACGCGACCCGCGTCGGCCTGCCCCATCCGGAGATCTTCGCCGCGCTGGAACCGGAGGCGGAGTTGCTGGTGGACGACGGCAAGGTGCGCCTGCGCGTCGTCGGTTGCAGCCCGGACCACGCCGACTGCGTCGTGCTGTCCGGCAGCCGCCTGTCCGACCGCAAGGGCGTGAACGTGCCGGGCGTCGTCCTGCCGCTGTCGCCGCTGACCCCGAAGGATCACGAGGATCTGGCCTTCGCGCTCGACCAGGGTGTGGACTGGGTGGCCCTGTCCTTCGTGCAGCGGCCGGAGGACGTGGCGGAGGCCCGCAAGCTGGTCGCCGGGCGGGCCGCCCTGCTGTCGAAGATGGAGAAGCCGCAGGCCATCCAGCATCTGGAGCGGATCGTCGAGCTGTCGGACGGCGTCATGGTCGCCCGCGGCGACCTCGGCGTGGAGATGCCGGCGGAGGATGTGCCGAGCATCCAGAAGCGCATCATCCGCGAATCGCGCAAGGCCGGAAAGCCGGTGATCGTCGCCACCCAGATGCTGGAGTCGATGATCGGCGCCCCCGCCCCGACCCGCGCCGAGGCGTCGGACGTGGCGACCGCGGTCTATGACGGGGCGGACGCGGTGATGCTGTCGGCGGAGACCGCGGCGGGCACCTATCCCATCGAGGCGGTGTCGATGATGGACCGCATCGCCCGCCGGGTCGAGCAGGACCCGCTCTACCGCACCATCACCGACGCCCAGCATCCCGACCCGCAGCAGACCTCCACCGACGCCGTCACCGCGGCGGCGCGGCAGGTCGCCCACACCATCCAGGCGGCGGCCATCGTCACCTACACCACCAGCGGCTCCACCACCCTGCGCGCCGCCCGCGAGCGGCCGGAGGTGCCGATCATGTGCCTGACCTCCAGCCTGGAGACGGCGCGGCGGCTCCAGCTCGCCTACGGGGTGCACAGCGTGCATTCCGCCGACGTGGCCGACTTCAACGAGATGGTCCAGAAGGCGGCCCGCTGCGCCTTCGAAGATGGGCTGGCGGTGGAGGGCCAGCGGCTGGTCATCACCGCCGGCGTGCCCTTCGGCACCCCCGGCAACACCAACACCCTGCGCATCGCCTGGGTGGACGCGCAGTAG